One stretch of Verrucomicrobiota bacterium DNA includes these proteins:
- a CDS encoding superoxide dismutase family protein produces MRSAKSILTSSIITATLWALQCSAADPHAQAHQAAWSAVTKAVAAIHATQGNKCHGTVQFSQVGDKVKVVATIEGLTPNQKHAIHIHETGDCTSADGMSAGGHYNPEGHQHGLVSAGKRHAGDLGNLQADANGKAHYEVTVDNISLVGLKNPILGRAVIIHAKEDDGGQPVGNAGARLGCGVIGIAKSSP; encoded by the coding sequence ATGAGAAGCGCCAAATCAATCCTCACCTCTTCCATCATCACCGCCACACTCTGGGCTTTGCAGTGTTCGGCGGCTGACCCGCACGCTCAAGCGCACCAGGCGGCCTGGAGCGCGGTCACCAAAGCGGTGGCGGCAATCCATGCTACTCAAGGCAACAAATGCCACGGCACGGTGCAGTTCTCCCAGGTCGGCGACAAAGTCAAGGTCGTCGCCACCATCGAGGGGCTGACGCCGAATCAGAAGCACGCGATTCACATTCACGAGACCGGAGATTGCACGTCCGCCGATGGCATGAGCGCGGGCGGGCATTACAACCCTGAAGGCCACCAACACGGCCTGGTGAGCGCGGGAAAACGGCACGCGGGCGACCTGGGAAATCTGCAAGCGGATGCCAATGGCAAAGCGCACTACGAAGTGACGGTCGATAACATCTCTCTCGTAGGGTTAAAGAATCCGATCCTGGGCCGCGCGGTGATCATTCACGCGAAAGAAGACGACGGCGGCCAGCCGGTCGGAAACGCCGGCGCCCGGCTGGGCTGCGGCGTCATTGGCATCGCGAAGTCGAGCCCGTAG